In a genomic window of Glycine max cultivar Williams 82 chromosome 13, Glycine_max_v4.0, whole genome shotgun sequence:
- the LOC100778888 gene encoding lysine histidine transporter-like 8, whose product MEERPEAELISIPATPRVSTPEILTPGQRSPRAASKEGKSWTPTSFISPRFLSPIGTPMKRVLVNMKGYLEEVGHLTKLNPQDAWLPITESRNGNAHYAAFHNLNAGVGFQALFLPVAFAYLGWSWGILSLTIAYCWQLYTLWILVQLHEAVPGKRYNRYVELAQAAFGERLGVWLALFPTVYLSAGTATALILIGGETMKLFFQIVCGPTCTSNPLTTVEWYLVFTSLSIVLSQLPNLNSIAGLSLIGAVTAITYSTMVWVLSVSQQRPPSISYEPLSLSQPSASVFLAMNALGIIAFSFRGHNLALEIQSTMPSTFKHPARVPMWKGAKVAYFFIAMCLFPIAIGGFWAYGNQMPPGGILTALYAFHSHDISRGILALAFLLVVFNCLSSFQIYSMPAFDSFEAGYTSRTNRPCSIWVRSGFRVFYGFVSFFIGVALPFLSSLAGLLGGLTLPVTFAYPCFMWVLIKQPPKYSFNWYFNWILGWLGVGFSLAFSIGGIWSIVNDGLKFKFFKPN is encoded by the exons ATGGAGGAGAGACCAGAAGCAGAACTGATATCTATACCGGCGACACCTAGGGTGTCGACGCCGGAGATACTGACACCGGGACAGAGGTCGCCAAGAGCAGCATCAAAGGAAGGAAAATCATGGACCCCAACTTCTTTTATATCACCAAGGTTTCTGAGTCCAATAGGGACGCCAATGAAGAGAGTGCTTGTAAACATGAAGGGTTACTTGGAGGAGGTGGGACACCTTACCAAACTCAACCCTCAAGATGCTTGGCTTCCCATCACCGAGTCTCGCAATGGAAATGCTCACTATGCTGCATTTCACAACCTCAATGCTGGTGTTGGCTTCCAGGCCCTCTTTTTGCCAGTTGCTTTTGCTTATCTTGGCTG GAGTTGGGGAATTCTTTCCTTAACCATAGCATATTGTTGGCAACTTTACACGTTATGGATTTTGGTTCAGCTTCACGAAGCAGTTCCAGGTAAAAGATACAACAGATATGTGGAGCTAGCACAAGCAGCATTTG GGGAAAGATTAGGAGTCTGGCTTGCTCTCTTCCCAACTGTTTATTTGTCAGCAGGAACTGCAACAGCTTTGATTCTTATTGGAGGAGAGACCATGAAACTGTTCTTCCAAATAGTTTGTGGTCCCACGTGTACCTCAAATCCTTTAACCACAGTGGAGTGGTACTTGGTTTTCACTTCCCTATCCATTGTCCTGTCTCAGCTTCCAAACCTCAATTCAATAGCAGGACTCTCACTCATAGGGGCAGTGACAGCCATAACTTACTCCACCATGGTTTGGGTCCTCTCTGTAAGCCAACAAAGGCCACCCTCCATCTCATATGAACCCCTATCATTGTCACAACCTTCTGCTTCTGTATTTCTTGCCATGAATGCACTTGGAATTATAGCCTTTTCTTTCAGAGGCCACAATTTGGCCCTAGAAATTCAG TCCACCATGCCTTCAACTTTTAAGCACCCGGCTCGTGTGCCAATGTGGAAAGGAGCAAAGGTTGCTTATTTCTTCATTGCAATGTGCCTCTTCCCTATTGCTATTGGTGGCTTTTGGGCCTATGGCAACCAA ATGCCTCCAGGAGGGATTCTCACTGCTTTGTATGCATTTCACAGTCATGACATCTCAAGAGGAATATTAGCCTTAGCTTTCCTTCTTGTTGTGTTTAACTGCTTGAGCAGTTTCCAGATATACTCAATGCCTGCTTTTGACAGTTTTGAAGCTGGCTACACCAGTAGGACAAACCGTCCCTGCTCCATATGGGTGAGATCAGGCTTTAGAGTCTTCTATGgatttgtctccttctttataGGAGTGGCACTTCCCTTCCTCTCAAGTCTTGCAGGTTTGTTAGGAGGACTCACTCTCCCAGTCACTTTTGCATACCCTTGCTTCATGTGGGTTCTTATAAAACAGCCACCAAAATATAGCTTCAACTGGTACTTCAACTGGATTCTCGGTTGGTTGGGGGTTGGTTTTAGCTTGGCCTTTTCCATTGGAGGTATTTGGAGCATTGTCAATGATGGgctcaaatttaaattcttcaagcccaattaa